The genomic interval AGCCTATCGCAAGCAGTTGCGCCGTTTCCGCGAAAACTATCCCGATGCCATCGCCAAGTTGCGGCGTCTGGCCGCCGAGGGGAGCCAGGTGCAGGCCGAAGAATATTGCCATGCCCTGAAAGGCCTGACCGGTAACATCGGCGCGCATGCGCTGTATGAAATGCTGGGGGCCATCGACGCGCAGCTCAGGAAGGGCGATACACCCGATGGTGCGACCTTTGATGAAGCGGATGCACTGTTGCAGCGGACGATGGGCGAGATCGCCGGGTTGAGCAGTCTCCCGCTGCCGGTGCCGTCACACGGTGCCGAGCCGATGGCGCCTGAGGCAATGCAGATTTTGCTGGTCGGGCTGGAAAATGCGCTGGAATTTGATCTGGGGGCTGTCGAAGCCTTGCTCGCGGAGTTGCGTGCCGGTGTGGCCGGAACCCCGCTTGAAGCTGAAATTGTTGCTATTGCCGCCCTGGCTGATATCTTTGATATAGACGCGGCGCGGGCGAAGGTGAAGAAACTGGAAGCGCTACAACAGGAGCAGAAGTCATGAACGAACATGCCAATGGATCGACGGACGAGCGTCCCCGTCTCCTGATCGTCGACGACGTGCATGAGAACCTGCACGCGCTGATGAACATCCTGCGCGACGACTATGCGATCTCCGCCGCCACCAGCGGCGAGAAGGCGCTTGAGTTGGCACGGCGCCTGCCGCGGCCCGACCTGATTCTGCTCGATATCAAGATGCCCGGGATGGATGGTTATTCGGTACTGTCGGCACTCAAGATCGATGCTGCCACGGCTGAAATCCCGGTCATCTTCATCACCGCCTTGTCCGAGGCAGCAGACGAGGCGCAAGGCCTGGCGCTGGGTGCCGTCGACTACATTGCCAAGCCGGTCAATCCAGATCTGCTCAAGGCAAGGGTGCGCAACCAACTCGAATTGAAGCGCTACCGCATGCACCCCGTGATGTTCGATATCGCGGCACATGCCGATCCGTCACACCCCCCCTCGCTGCTAGTGGTGGACGATATTCCGGAAAATATCCATGAGTTGCTTGAAGCGCTCAAGGGCGAGTACCGCATCATGGTCGCCAGCACTGGAGCCAAGGCGCTAGAGGTTTTGCAGGGCGCCGTACTGCCGGATCTCGTTCTGCTCGACATCATGATGCCGGAAATGGATGGCTACGAAATATGCCGTCGCATCAAGGCGTTGCCGCAGGGGAGTCGCATACCTGTCATCTTTGTCACTGTTGTCGACGCCACCGAGGAAAAGGTAAGGGGCTTCGAACTGGGTGCCGCCGACTACATTACCAAACCCTTCGATATCGACGAAGTACGGGCGCGTATTCGCACGCACCTGGAACTCGCGCGCCTGCGGTTGTTTCTTGAAGATCTAGTCGCGCAGCGCACCGCCTTGTTGCAGGTCAGCGAAGATAAATACCGCACCCTTGCCCATCGCGATCCGCTCACCGGCCTGCCCAATCGGGTCCTTTTCGCTGAACTGCTGGAACACGCGATTCTGCACGCCGAGCACAATCAAAGCCAATTCGCCCTGCTCAATATCGATCTCGACAACTTCGCGACAATCAACGAAAGCCTCGGCCACAGCCTGGGTGACCAGCTATTGATCGAAGTGGGCAGACGGTTGCAAAAACTATTGCCGGAAAGCGATCTGATTGCCCGTATCGCAGGAGACGAATTCAATATCATTCTGGATCGTACGGAGGGCATGCCGTGGATCGATCTACTGGCGCAGCGCATGATCGATGCCCTGGCGGCCCCCTTCGTACTCAATAGCCACAGCATTTATGTCGGTGCCAGCATCGGCATTGCCCTCTATCCATCTGATGGTGCCAATGCGGAAACCTTGCAAAGCAACGCCGATACGGCGTTGCACCAAGCCAAGACGCAAGGCCGCGGTATCCTGCGCTTTTTCTCGCCGGAGATGGGCCTGCGGGCGAAACATCGACTGACGCTTGAGGCGGAACTTCGCCAAGCGCTGGAACGCAGTGAGCTGCACGTCTATTACCAGCCGCAGGTGGATTTGATCAGCGGCGAAATCATCGGTCTCGAGGCACTGGTGCGCTGGCAGCACCCGGAGCGCGGGCTGGTTCCGCCCGGTGAATTCATACCTTTGGCAGAGGAAAGCGGGCTGGTCGTGCCCTTGGGTGACTGGGTGCTGCGCGAAACCTGCAGGCAAATCAAGCAGTGGACGGAGAGCGGACTGGCGCCCCGCCAAACGGCAGTGAATATTTCCGCCGTGCAGTTGAGTCGGGGGCACCTGGTCGAATCGATCAAGGAAGTCCTGGCGGAAACCGGCATCGCGCCACAACAGCTGGAACTCGAGATTACCGAAAGCTTCGTAATAGTGGACCGGGACCAGTCCTTCAAAGCACTGGCGGAACTAAAGGCGCTCGGCATACGCCTGTCGATCGATGATTTCGGTACCGGCTATTCCTCCCTGGGCTATCTGCAGCAGCTTGAGGTGGACAAGCTGAAGGTGGATATCTCCTTCGTCCGCAATATGACCACGAACATGGGCAGTGCCTCCATCGTCAAGGCGGTCATCGCGCTGGGCCACAGCCTAGGGCTTGAAGTCATCGCCGAAGGCGTGGAAGATGCGGGGCAGGCGCGCTACCTGCGTTCGCTGCGTTGCGATGTCATGCAGGGATACCTGATCAGTCGACCGATGCCTGCCGAAGAAACGACGCGCTTCTTGGCATCTTTCCAGCCGACGCGAATACCCGTTGATAACGAAGCGATGTCCACGCTGTTGCTGGTGGACGACGAGCCTGGCATCCTTGCCTCCCTCTCGCGGCTTTTGCGGCGCGAGAACTATCGCATCCTGACCGCCTCCAGTTGCGAAGAAGCGCTGGCGCAACTGGCCGAACACCAGGTCGGTGTGATCATCATCGACCAGCGCATGCCTGGCATGAGCGGCACGGAATTGCTCGCCCGTGCCCGCAGCATGCACCCCAAGACAGTGCGCATGGTGCTCTCAGGCTACACGGCCTTGGATAGTCTGGCCGAAGCGATCAATCGTGGGGAAATCTATAAATTCCTCACCAAGCCCTGGGACGATGCCGAACTGGTCCATACCGTTCGCGATGCTTTCCGCCATTACAGTGAATCGACCGACCCATCTTGAGGCTATATTTGCAACTACTTGCAGTTGGGGATGCCGTAGAGTTTCATAAGGTATCTATATTGAGTTGCAGCCATAGTTCCAGCAGCGCCAGATGCCACAGCTTGCTGCCCTGGAGCGGGGTGAAATAGGCTTCCGGCTGTGCCAGCAGCTTGTTCACGTAGGGACGGTTGTACAGGCCGCGCTTGATGCACGCATCGGACAGCAGGATGTCGCGCATGAAATCGAGGAACGCGCCGCGCACGTGCTTCAGGGCGGGCAGCGGGAAGTAGCCCTTGGGGCGGTCGATCACGGCGTCGGGCAGAAGGCTGCGCGACATGGCCTTGAGCGGGAACTTGCCTTCGTGCCGGAGCTTGAGCTCGGGCGGCATCCTGGCGGCTAGTTCGACCACCTCGTGGTCGAGGAACGGCACGCGGGCTTCCAGCCCCCACGCCATGGTCATGTTGTCCACGCGCTTGACCGGGTCGTCGACGATCAGCGTGGTGGCGTCGAAACGCAGCACCTGGTCGAGGAAGGTATCGGCCCCGGGCCGGGCGAGTTCGCGCGCCACCAGTTCGGAAGTGGCATCCGGTCCGTGGTAGCGTTCCGCTATCATTTCCAGGTATTCGGCATGGCTGCGGTCGAAATAATGCGGCGCAAAACGCTGCAGCGGGGTGCCGCTGGCGGCCTGCATGCGCGGATACCAGAAGTAGCCGCCGAACACTTCGTCGGCGCCCTGGCCGGACAGCACCACCTTCACTTCCTGCGACACCTGCTCGCCGAGCAGGTAAAAAGCCACGGCGTCCTGGCCGACCATCGGTTCAGCCATGTTGGTCACTGCCTCGGGCAGGCGGCGCAACACCTCCGAGTTGGGAATGAGGAATTTATGGTGGCGCGTCTTGAAATGGGACGCCACCATGTCGGAAAACTCGAACTCGTCGGCTTTTTCGGCGCCTTCGCCGACATCCTCGAAGCCCACCGAGAAGGTCAGCAGATGCTCGACATGATCGGCCAGCAAGCCCACCAGCAGGCTCGAATCCAGCCCGCCGGAGAGCAGCACGCCCACCGGCACGTCCGAGGCCAGGCGATGACGCTCCACCGCGCGCGCCAGCACGTGGCGGGTGGCATCGAGCCAGTCACGTTCGGACAGGGTGCGTTGCGGCCGCGTGGCGTCGAGTGTCCAGTAGGTCCGCAGCGTCGTCTTGCCTTCGCTGTTGATGCTCAGCGTGGTGGCCGGCGGCAGCTTTCTGACGCCGTTGAGAATGGTGCGCGGCGCCGGCACCACGGCATGGAGCGTGAAATGATGGTGCAATGCGATCGGGTCGAGCGAAGTGTCCACGCCGCCGCCCGCGAGCAGCGCCTGCGTGCTGGAGGCAAAGCGCAGGGTGTTGCTTTGCAGCGAATAATAGAGCGGCTTGATGCCGAAGCGGTCGCGCGCCATGAACAGCGTGAGGTGGCGCATGTCCCAGATCGCGAAGGCGAACATGCCATAGAAACGCTCCACGCATTTCTCGCCCCAGGCATGGTAGGCCTTGATGATGACTTCGCTGTCGCCGTCCGAGAAGAACTCGTAACCCAGCCCGACAAGTTCCGCTCTTAACGCTTTGTAATTATAGATTGTTCCATTGAATACGAGGGCAAGCTTGAGGACCTTGTCGACCATCGGCTGGTTGGCGTGATCGGACAGATCGATGATGGCGAGACGGCGATGCCCGAAACCCAGCAGGCCATCGGTAATGATGCCCTCGTGGTCCGGCCCGCGCCGTGCAAGCTTGTCCGCCATCCGCCGGATGACGGCGATGTCGGAAGGCGCGCCGTCGAGGCGCAGTTCACCGCAGATTCCGCACATGGTTATTTTTCCTGGGTGGCTTGTACGTGGCGCCTAGCGTTCATCAAGTTTATGGTTCATTCGTAGTGGCTCCACAAGCGGAGCACCTTGACGACATGCTCTTCGTCGAGAACCTGGTAAACCAGACGGTGCTGAATGTTGATACGCCGCGAGTATGCACCGTTAAGGTCTCCAACCAGTTTCTCGAATGGCGGAGGGTTCTGAAAGGGGTTGGCAACCAGAATGGCCAACAACTCCTGCGCTTTCTGCTTGAGGCCAGCGGCTGCAAGCTTCTTTGCATCGTTTTGCGCTTGCTTGGTATAGACAAGTTGCCACGTCACCAATCAAGCTCCCGGGTGCACTCGTCAAGCGAGGTTTTAAGCCCCTCGACAATGGATTCCCTCATGCCGGGAACCGACAGCAGAAATAGCGATTCCTGGATCGAAGCCCAATCCTGTTCCGAAAGCAGAACGGCATTTGCCCGCTTACCGGTAATCAGGATGGGCTCATGAGACGAAGCCGCATCATCCATGAGGCGATAGAGCTTTGAGCGCGCTTCGCTTGCCGTGATGGTCGTCATGACTAATCTCCTCATGTCAAAACATAAGCGTACGCCTTTGCGTACGAATGTCAATGCGGGAGGATCGTAGGGTGCAATAACCAACGGGCATTGCACCGGATGACATATTGGCGCGTTGCCCGTTTGGTTATTGCACCCTACATCAAGCTGTTAAATCCCGCGCAACAGTTCGTTGATGCCGACCTTGGAGCGGGTCTTTTCGTCGACTTTCTTGACGATCACCGCGCAGTACAGGCTGTAGCTGCCGTCCTTGGACGGCAGATTGCCGGACACCACCACCGAGCCCGCGGGTATGCGTCCGTATGTGACTTCGCCGGTTTCGCGGTCGTAGATCTTGGTGGACTGGCCGATGTAGACGCCCATGGAAATCACGCTGTTGTCTTCAACGATCACGCCTTCCACCACTTCCGAGCGCGCGCCGATGAAGCAGTTGTCGCCGATGATGGTGGGGTTGGCCTGCACCGGTTCGAGCACGCCGCCGATGCCGACGCCGCCGGAGAGATGCACGTTCTTGCCGATCTGGGCGCAGGAACCGACGGTAGCCCAGGTGTCGACCATGGTGCCTTCGTCGACGTAGGCGCCGATGTTGATGTAGGAGGGCATCAGCACCACGTTCTTGCCGATGAAGGAGCCCTTGCGCGCGGCGGCGGGCGGCACGACGCGGAAGCCGCCTTCGCGGAAGTCCTTGGAGTTGTAGTCGGCGAACTTGGACGGCACTTTGTCGAAGTAGTTGGTGAAACCACCCTTGATAAAGAAGTTGTCTTCCAGGCGGAAGGACAGCAGCACGGCTTTTTTCAGCCACTGGTGGGTAACCCATGCGCCTTCCACCTTGGAGGCCACGCGCAGCTGTCCCTTGTCGAGCATTTCCAGCACGCTGTCGACCGCGTCCTTGACCTTGGTTTCGACATTGCGCGGGGTGATTTCGGCGCGGCGTTCAAATGCTTCTTCGATGATGCTTTGCAATTCTTGCATGATTTATCCCGGGTTCTAATTGGCTTTGTTGATGAATTTCTGAATTCTTTGCGCTGCGTCCACGCACTCGGCTAGCGGCGCGACCAGGGCGATGCGCACGAACCCCTCTCCGGGGTTGATGCTGCGCGCTTCGCGGGCGAGAAAACTGCCCGGCAAAATCGTGACATTATAATCCCGGTACAAGCCCAAAGCGAAATCGCGGTCGGACATCGGCGTCCTGGCCCAGAGATAGAATGCCGCGTCCGGTTGCTCGACCGCCAGAACTTCCTGCAGCATCGGGGTGACGGCGGCGAATTTCTCGCGATACAGGCGCCGGTTTTCCACCACGTGCGCCTCGTCGTTCCATGCTGCCGCGCTGGCGGCCTGTACGGCAGGGTTCATGGCGCAGCCGTGGTAGGTGCGGTAGAGCAGAAACTTCTCGATGATTTCCGCGTCGCCTGCAACGAAACCGGAGCGCATGCCGGGCACGTTGGAACGCTTGGACAGGCTGCTGAACATCACCATGCGGCGATAGTCGTGGCGGCCCAGCTGGTGCGCGGCTTCCAGTCCGCCGAGCGGCGGGTTGTCTTCGGCCGGATAGATTTCGGAATAACATTCGTCTGAAGCGATGACGAAACGGTAGCGATCGGATAGTTCGAACAGGTGCTTCCATTCTGCCAGACCCATCACCTTGCCGGTGGGATTGCCGGGTGAGCACACGTATACCAGCTGCGTATGCTGCCAGATGCCTTCCGGAACGCGGTCGAACTCCATGCTATAGCCGTTTTCCGGCAGGGTGTTGAGGTAGTGCGGCGTCGCACCGGCCAACAGGGCGGCACCTTCATAAATCTGGTAAAACGGGTTGGGCGAAATCACTACCGGCTGCGTGCGTGTCGTGTCGATCACCGCCTGGGCGAAAGCGAACAGCGCCTCGCGGCTGCCGTTGACCGGTAGTATCTGCTTGTTGATGTCGGGTGCCGGTACGTGGTAGCGCCGCGCCACCCAGTCGGCAATCGACTGGCGCAACGCTTCGCTGCCCTGGGTTGTGGGATAATTCGCCAGTCCAGCCAGATTGGCTGTCAAAGTTTGGGTGATAAAAGCAGGCGTGGCGTGCTTGGGTTCACCGATGGAAAGGTTGACGGGGCTGTAGTCTGGATTGGGTGCCGTGCCATGAAACAGCTCGCGCAGCTTCTGGAAGGGGTAGGAGTGCAGGTGATTGAGATTAGGGTTCACTTGATGTCTTATATTTAAGATTATGATTTTGAATGAATAGCAAGAAAATTATGCATACATTCAAAAGCGTAAACTGGAAATTATAGAAGTGTTGAGCATGGTTGCAAAACAGAAAATGCTGGCGGTCTCCGGATTGCTCTCCGGCGCCGTCATCTGGGGGCTGATCTGGTACCCCTATCGTCTGCTCAGTGAAGTTGGCATTTCCGGCGCACTTTCCAGTCTGGTCACATATCTTGTCGCCGTGGCGCTTGGTGTCGCGCTTTTTCCCGCAGCCTTTTCCCGGATACGCCACGCCGGCTACCTGGCGCTCCTGATCGGACTCAGTGCGGGCTGGACCAATCTGGCCTACGTATTGGCCGTGATTCAGGGCGAGGTGATGCGGGTTCTGCTGCTGTTTTACCTCTCGCCGTTCTGGACCGTTATTTTTGCCCACCTGCTGCTGCGCGAGAAACCAGGCGCTGCGGGATACGGCGTCATCGCCATGTCCCTGGGCGGCGCGGTTGTGATGTTGTGGCGGCCGGAATTCGGCCTGCCGCTGCCGCAGAACCAGGCCGAGTGGCTGGCCCTTTCGGCCGGCCTGATGTTCGCTTTGTCCAACGTGCTGGCGCGCAAGGCGCATAATCTGGATATACAGGTCAAGTCGCTCAGCATCTGGATCGGTGTGGGGCTGCTGTCGCTTTTGCCCATACTGTGGGCACCATCCATGGCCCAGCCGCTTGCAGCCTTGGCCTGGAACGGTTGGCTTTGGCTGCTGTTCATCGGCGTGGCGATTTTCGGTGTGACATTGGCAGTACAGTTCGGCATTTCCCATACGCCGGCCAACCAGGCGATCGTGATTTTTCTCTTCGAACTGGTTGTGGCGGCAATTTCATCCTATTTCCTGGCGGGGGAATCCATGAGCTTGCAGGAATGGCTGGGCGGCGCGATGATCGTGGCTGCCAGCCTCTTTTCCGGCAAACTGGAGCAGCAACATGACGGTAACTAAGTTTCTCCATGCTTCATTTCTGGTGTCTGACCTCGCTAGTGCGCGTGAGTTTTACGAGGGTGTGCTGGGATTAGCGCCCAGCTCGCAGCGTCCCGAGATGGCTTTCGAGGGCGTGTGGTATGAAATCGGCGCACAGCAGATTCATCTGCTGGCATTGCCCAACCCCGATCTCGTTAGCGGACGGCCTGGCCACGGTGGCCGGGACCGCCATATCGCCCTGGCGGTAGACGATATGGAACAAATGAAGCGCACGCTGGACCAGGCGCGGATTCCCTACAGCATGAGCCGTTCCGGCCGTCCCGCCTTGTTTTGTCGCGACCCTGACGGCAACGCGGTTGAATTGGTGGCTGCGCCCTCAACATAGCCGTTCCATGAACAACCTCATTCTCCTCGTGACCTGCTTTGTCGCCGGCATGTTGCTGCGTCGCAGCGGACGCATGTCCGAGCAAGCTCCGGCCACGCTCAACAGTTTTATCATCCACATTTCACTGCCTGCCCTGACGCTGCTCTACATCCATGATCTCAAACTGAGCGGCGATGTAGCATTCATCGCGGCCATGGCGTGGATTCATTTCGGGCTTGCCGCCGGATTTTTCTGGGTGGTCGGGAAATGGCTGAAGCTGCCGCGCCCAACTGTGGGAGCGCTGATGCTGACTGGGGGGCTAGGCAACACTTCCTTTCTCGGCCTGCCGATGATCGAGGCTTACTACGGCAAGGAAGCCATCGTCACCGGACTGATCGCCGACCAGTTGGGGTCGTTCCTGGTGCTGTCCATCCTCGGCATCACCGTGGCGGGGCTGTATTCCTCCGGCGCACCGGGTGCCCGCACCATCCTGCGCCGCATAGCGATTTTTCCGCCCTTTGTTGCGCTGATCGTCGCTGTGTTGCTGATTCCGGTGGTTTATCCCGAATGGTTCACGCTGCTGCTGAAGCGCCTGGGCGACACCCTGGCGCCGCTTGCGCTGCTCTCGGTGGGATTCCAGCTCAGGCTCGGCCACCTCGCGGGAAACGGGCGCAACCTAGCGCTCGGCCTGCTGTTCAAGTTACTGCTCGCGCCGCTAGCGATTTTCCTGCTCTACGTCCCGCTGCTGGGGGCGGGCGGGCAGCATATCCAGGTGACCTTGTTCGAAGCAGCCATGCCGCCCATGATTACCGCCGCCATCGTAGCCACCGAACATGACCTCGATCCCGAACTGGCGACCCTGATGGTGGCGGTGGGGCTGGTCTTGTCGTTTTTTACCCTGGCGGGGTGGTGGTGGGTGATGCGGGCGGTGTGAGCTTTTCCTTGGATACCACCGGTTCTTCGCTGTAAAAATCGCGTAGCGAGGCATAACGTTTCGAGCGCGTTTCCCTCACTCGCGCCATCGCGCGTTCGACCGGAATACCCAGTTGGGCCAGCGTCTCGGCGGCGAGCATCAGGCTGCCTTCGAGCACTTCGGGGATGACCTCAGTTGCGCCCGCCAGCTTGAGGTACTTGGCGACCGAATCATCCGGCGCGCGCACTACCACCGGAATCTCCGGCCGGGTCAGACGGACCTGTCGCACGGCGCGTTCTGCGGAGTGCGCATCGGGATAGGCGATCACGACGGCGCGAGCGCGTGCGATTCCGGCGGCCTTGAGCACTTCAGGTCGGTCCGCGTTGCCGAACACGACTTTGCCACCTTCAGCTCCGCTATGCTGGACATGGCTCGGGTCCAGGTCGATCGCGATAAAGGGAATGCCTTCCGCCGCGAGGAACTCGCCCACGCGTTGCCCGGAGCGTCCGTAACCGCACAGGATCACGTGCTGGTCGAACTCCATACTGGTGGAGGCAATGTCGTGTATCACCTTGGCCTTGTGCGACCAGTCACCGTGGGCAAGGCGGCTGCTCATGCGCGAAGCATGGTTGATGAGGAACGGCGCAATGAACATCGACAACAGCATGGCGGTCAGCGTGATCTGAAATACATCGTCGGCGATCAGATGCTGTTCCCGCGCCAGTCCGATCAGCACCAGCCCGAACTCGCCGGCCTGCGCCAGCTGTGCCGCGGTGCGCAGGGCGACATCCAGGCCGCAGCGGGCTGCCAGCGAAATCGCCAGCACCACGATCCCCTTGCCGCCCACCAGCAGCAGCACGGCCAGCAGCAGCAGGGGGAAATGGGAAAGCACGTAGCCCAGGTCGAGCATCATGCCCACGGTGATGAAAAAGAAGCCCAGAAAGATGTCGCGGAAAGGCCGGATGTCGGCCTCGACCTGGTGGCGATAGGCGGTTTCCGAGATCAGCATGCCGCCGACAAAAGCGCCCAGTGCCATGGAAAGCCCGCTTGACGCGGTGACGAAGGACAGCGTGACCACCACCCAGAGGGCGGTCAGCACGAACAGTTCGGTGGACCGGATGTGGGCCACGGTGTCGAACACGCGCCGCATGACGCGCTGCCCGACCCAGATCAGGCTCGCCAGCACCGCCACCGCGATGCCCAGGGCGATGCTCAGCGAGCGCACTAGGTCGCCCTCCGGTTGCGCCAGTGCCGGGAGCAGGATCAGGCAGGGCACCACCGCCAGGTCCTGAAACAGCAGCACGCCCATGGTCTGCCGCCCGGAGCGCGAATGCAGCTCGAAGCGCTCGGACAGCATCTTGGCCACGATGGCGGTGGACGACATCGCCACTGCCAGCCCCACCGCAACGCCGGCGCGCCAGCCCTGCTGATAGCCGAACCAGGTAACCAGCCCGGTGCCGATTGCGGTAAGCAGCAATTGCGCCGCGCCGAAGCCGAATACCAGCGAACGCATGGACTTGAGCCGCGTCAGGCTGAATTCCAGGCCGATCGAAAACATCAGGAAAACGATGCCGAACTCGGCGGTGAATTCGACCTCCTGCTCATTGGCGACAAAGTCCACGCCATACCAGCCCATCGCCGCACCCACCGCGAGGTAGGCCAGCATCGCAGGCAGCCTGAAGCGGCGCGCGATGCCCACCGTCACCATGGCGGCGGTGAGGAGCAGGACTAGAAAAAGTAACTGGCTGTGCATGGTGTGATGGCAGGTTTTCTTAACCCGCGCTTATGAGGATTGTTCGCGGTTTCTGAATCTGTCGAGCACCGGCAGGCGGCGCTAGGTTTCCTCGTCCGGCATCTTCGGGGTGTCATGTCGCAAGAGCTATATTGTTTGCCCATTTCAGAACCGATTCCATGATCTCCTCGGCTTCATCGCGGCTCAAGGTTTCGATCTCGGAATCGTCATAGCGAAACACAACCGCATAGGGGTTGAGCGCATCCAGTTGGTCCAAAGTCGCTGGTGGGAAAACGTCGTGATCGGAGAGTAATTGCGCCAGTTCGGCAAGCTCGTGCGTGCGGCGAAAAGGAACCCCCTGCACCGTCAGCACCGCCTTGAGTGCTTTTTCCACAGCCTGCTGGGCGTGAAAACAGGCAACCGGCAGGCGGATGTGAGGCGCATTCTTGAGCACCAGAAACGCGTCCCGATCGCCCTGCGCGATGCGCAAGAGGCGCCATGCCTCCTCAAGCGCGGGCGTCATACAGCGTCTTGCCCTCGCGTAGCGCCCAGTAAATCACGGTACCCGGCACTTGTCCGCGCCGGGCCACTTCTTCCTCGGAATACACCAGCACATCCACCCCGGTTCCCACGCGACCGATGGCGCGGCGCAGCCGCACCATCTCGGCGCCGCGGTTCTCTACTCGTGGCTCCACCACCAGCAGGTCGATATCGGAATCCTCCCCGGCCTCGCCCCGTGCGTAGGAGCCAAACAGGATGACCCGAGTGGGGTGCGCGAGCGCGACCAGTTTTTGCACGGCGGCCTGGATAAGGTCATGGGTAAGCATGATTTATTGTTTCACACCCACCGGCGAATGGATAGCGCCCCGTTCCCGATTGAGCGCCAGCAGACGGCGCAGAATTTCCTCGTCTGGCATTTCCGGCGTGTAATCCTCCCAGCCATAGGCAGCGGCCACGGCCTGGTCCAGCTCGCGGTGGGCGTTGGCGAGCCAGGCGGGGCGGGCGTTGTAGAGGTTGGTCAGGGTGCGCTTTTTCAGCTCCGCCTCGTGGCCAGGCTTGGGCGTAGGGCGCAGAGGAAAGGCGGAACGTTCCTTGAGCTGCGAGGCTTTCCATTTTTGAGCGAATTGGTGGGGAGTCATGCTTCTTTGTTTTCTCCAGCGAAGCGATAGGCGTTCTTGCCCGCTTTCTTGACAGCATACATGGCGTTGTCGGCCTGATTAAGAAGCTCCTCGGCATTGCTGCCGTGTTGCGGGTAAAGCACGATGCCGAGCGAGGCACCGATGCGGCATTCGTGGCCGAGCAGGTGATAGGGGGCCGCCAGGGTGGCGAGAATTTTTTCCGCTACGCTGGCGGCATCCTGGGGACCGCGGATGGCGCGCAAAATGATGGTAAATTCGTCGCCGCCCATGCGTGCCACGGTGTCCGATTCGCGCACGCATTCCAGCAGGTGTTCGGCGACGGCCTTGAGCAGGGCGTCGCCGGTGTCGTGGCCGAAAGTGTCGTTGACCGCCTTGAACCCGTCCAGGTCGACGAACATCAGCGCGAACTGTCCCTGGCTGCGCTTGGTCTGGGCAATGGCCTGGCTCAGGCGGTCGAAGAACAGCGCGCGGTTGGGCAGCCCGGTGAGGGCGTCGTAATGCGCCATCGACTCCAGTTTTTCTTCCAGCAGCTTGCGTTCGTTGATGTCCTGCACGATGGCGATGATGGCGCGGATGTAGCCGCCTTCGTCTTTCACCGGGGTCATGGAAAGGTGTCCCCAGAACACCCGGCCACCACTGCGTACGAAGCGCCGGTCGCTTTCGTAGTGGGGGATTTCGCCGCTGGCGAGGGCGACGAACAGCTGTTGCGTCTCCGCCACGTCATCGTCGTGGGAGATGTCGCGGTAGCTGAGTACTGCGGCTTCTTCGCGCGAGTAGCCCAGCATGCCGAGCCAGAAATCGTTGACCTTGATGAAGCGGCCCCACAGGTCGACCAGCGCGATGCCGCCACCGGCGCTGTTGAAGATGGCTTCCAGCTCGGCATGGCCGAGGGCGA from Sulfurimicrobium lacus carries:
- the dapD gene encoding 2,3,4,5-tetrahydropyridine-2,6-dicarboxylate N-succinyltransferase — encoded protein: MQELQSIIEEAFERRAEITPRNVETKVKDAVDSVLEMLDKGQLRVASKVEGAWVTHQWLKKAVLLSFRLEDNFFIKGGFTNYFDKVPSKFADYNSKDFREGGFRVVPPAAARKGSFIGKNVVLMPSYINIGAYVDEGTMVDTWATVGSCAQIGKNVHLSGGVGIGGVLEPVQANPTIIGDNCFIGARSEVVEGVIVEDNSVISMGVYIGQSTKIYDRETGEVTYGRIPAGSVVVSGNLPSKDGSYSLYCAVIVKKVDEKTRSKVGINELLRGI
- a CDS encoding type II toxin-antitoxin system Phd/YefM family antitoxin yields the protein MTTITASEARSKLYRLMDDAASSHEPILITGKRANAVLLSEQDWASIQESLFLLSVPGMRESIVEGLKTSLDECTRELDW
- a CDS encoding EAL domain-containing protein, with translation MNEHANGSTDERPRLLIVDDVHENLHALMNILRDDYAISAATSGEKALELARRLPRPDLILLDIKMPGMDGYSVLSALKIDAATAEIPVIFITALSEAADEAQGLALGAVDYIAKPVNPDLLKARVRNQLELKRYRMHPVMFDIAAHADPSHPPSLLVVDDIPENIHELLEALKGEYRIMVASTGAKALEVLQGAVLPDLVLLDIMMPEMDGYEICRRIKALPQGSRIPVIFVTVVDATEEKVRGFELGAADYITKPFDIDEVRARIRTHLELARLRLFLEDLVAQRTALLQVSEDKYRTLAHRDPLTGLPNRVLFAELLEHAILHAEHNQSQFALLNIDLDNFATINESLGHSLGDQLLIEVGRRLQKLLPESDLIARIAGDEFNIILDRTEGMPWIDLLAQRMIDALAAPFVLNSHSIYVGASIGIALYPSDGANAETLQSNADTALHQAKTQGRGILRFFSPEMGLRAKHRLTLEAELRQALERSELHVYYQPQVDLISGEIIGLEALVRWQHPERGLVPPGEFIPLAEESGLVVPLGDWVLRETCRQIKQWTESGLAPRQTAVNISAVQLSRGHLVESIKEVLAETGIAPQQLELEITESFVIVDRDQSFKALAELKALGIRLSIDDFGTGYSSLGYLQQLEVDKLKVDISFVRNMTTNMGSASIVKAVIALGHSLGLEVIAEGVEDAGQARYLRSLRCDVMQGYLISRPMPAEETTRFLASFQPTRIPVDNEAMSTLLLVDDEPGILASLSRLLRRENYRILTASSCEEALAQLAEHQVGVIIIDQRMPGMSGTELLARARSMHPKTVRMVLSGYTALDSLAEAINRGEIYKFLTKPWDDAELVHTVRDAFRHYSESTDPS
- a CDS encoding N-acetylglutaminylglutamine amidotransferase, yielding MCGICGELRLDGAPSDIAVIRRMADKLARRGPDHEGIITDGLLGFGHRRLAIIDLSDHANQPMVDKVLKLALVFNGTIYNYKALRAELVGLGYEFFSDGDSEVIIKAYHAWGEKCVERFYGMFAFAIWDMRHLTLFMARDRFGIKPLYYSLQSNTLRFASSTQALLAGGGVDTSLDPIALHHHFTLHAVVPAPRTILNGVRKLPPATTLSINSEGKTTLRTYWTLDATRPQRTLSERDWLDATRHVLARAVERHRLASDVPVGVLLSGGLDSSLLVGLLADHVEHLLTFSVGFEDVGEGAEKADEFEFSDMVASHFKTRHHKFLIPNSEVLRRLPEAVTNMAEPMVGQDAVAFYLLGEQVSQEVKVVLSGQGADEVFGGYFWYPRMQAASGTPLQRFAPHYFDRSHAEYLEMIAERYHGPDATSELVARELARPGADTFLDQVLRFDATTLIVDDPVKRVDNMTMAWGLEARVPFLDHEVVELAARMPPELKLRHEGKFPLKAMSRSLLPDAVIDRPKGYFPLPALKHVRGAFLDFMRDILLSDACIKRGLYNRPYVNKLLAQPEAYFTPLQGSKLWHLALLELWLQLNIDTL
- a CDS encoding Txe/YoeB family addiction module toxin; amino-acid sequence: MTWQLVYTKQAQNDAKKLAAAGLKQKAQELLAILVANPFQNPPPFEKLVGDLNGAYSRRINIQHRLVYQVLDEEHVVKVLRLWSHYE